The Lepeophtheirus salmonis chromosome 13, UVic_Lsal_1.4, whole genome shotgun sequence genome segment atagttATTACATATATCCATTTTTGACAGTGATAAAGACTTGAACtcccaggggcgtctgcaggattatattattttggagaGGGCTGggttttaggaatttttttgaaaaaaaaatcaaaaattataatttttgtaaaaacaaattgaagtttttggtttttttttcatttcaaaaatccatagctattctcaatatattcaattttctagtgaaaaggaaaaaatctttttttgttacagcccctccagcccgcCCCCTGCGGACGCTTCTTTCTCCTTTATATCAATTCCTAAACATCAACTTCCTGGAATCATGTTTAATAGAAATTGGCCTTTGAAGCAAATCTCGTGATACATGATTTTGAGAAATTCTGGCCTTTACGTAGGTTTCtgataaaaatatccataaatacttaattaggCTCACTCCCtcccaagattaatagaaatacaaggttaattCATCATGaaatcgggcttgctataattttcaatttgatgtacacTACCGACGGCCTGTCaaaacagacagattttgacgtcatagtgtataacAACCGTATATTAACGGCATATAATATTACTAGAAATTCTCTTTCACTTTGACGTCACGATTAAAAATCGTGGTGGAactaaaacaaatcaaatatcCACTACCTCTTTACCGCTTCTTTATAAGACAAAAGAATGAGATATTCTGTGAGCTTTAACTATATATCTCAGGGTAGCTGTCAGGATAGCCTACACTCTGCCCACCTCCATAGGACAAGCTTTTCCATACTCAAACAGATTAATACAAgaggaaaaaatcattctaaaagAGCTGAAGGCATGAATTCATGATCCCagactaaataataataaagtattaataaatttcCGTGGCAGGTGATGACGTCAAGAGAAGTCCGATACATCACTATTAGCTATGTCATTAagataaaggaattttttttcaaaaattcctatATGGGGGTATTTAGTATGTGGATTCTACGCGTTTCAAtaatattgtgacaattttgctaaaaaatactacttgaagtgagaaggAGAACTGGGTCACACAAAAACATTAAGCGGGATGCAAGTTTGCCTGTAGGATAcgggttggacatccctgaCTTATCCCTtggatgttctgtcttcaagaattaattaataatgacaacagctttggaaaataaaaataatcttgttcAGATTACCGAATAGAAAAAGACACTCCTCTTTCTAGGTCATGTTTAAATGTATACCTTTGTATTTGGGagttaaaaattgaagaaaaataaacctaGAAACATGTTTTTCTCTCAGTAATATTAAACTAGAGTatgagggtcgtttgaaaagtccacgCAAAGTCGGAAAGATATCCCTACTGGTGTgtatcaagattatttttagtttgtggCATCTCTTGTaggaacacacaccaactttcagccagatccgCCAATCGGTGGGAAAGATTATGGTGACTACCTTTTGGATTACAGAgaaataatcctcatcgactatctggaataggataaaactattacaggtgcagcatattattcatctttattgagccgtttgaaaactgagctgcaagaaaaaatgattggcccacaaaaagtcattttccattacaacaatgcaccagctcataCCTCAGCAATTGTCGTCGcaaaatgaatagaaatagGGCTCCAAGTCGAGATGtccacagcactagcaatctcacacaccttcactcttctaTCATCGATCACTGTATGATGGATTTactcaatgatttctggagtagtaacctcaacagggcgtccagaacgttcagcgtcacttgtgcccacaTGGcctctacaattttttttgaaaccacttataaactgttctaattgaaggtgcagagtccccataatgcttatcaagcttctttttagtctcctgaggcgttttgtctttcataaaataatgtttaatcagtacacgaaattatttttcgtacattttttgaaaatcactccattTCCTCGATTCAAAATCCCCAAATAATCCCGtaattcatatgcatttatttttgaatacatttctCGCGTAGAAactcatatttcaaaaaaattcaagaaaccTCCAAACCCCCCATAGTCATAATCTATTGCTGACCATCCCAACCGGTTTGGTTTTAGAACTCGACAACTGGTTATCATAAGtataagtccctgttggactcagagtagaattgaggatcgacatcgttgTTGTGCCTGCCTAGCTTAGATTCGGAATGTGGTTAGTGTATGTTTCCTTCATCTATTTGCTACTTGGACACTCAAGAAAAGGAAGGTAGGGTTTaatagttctcaattctgattggcttaaaattagaagctgttACATGTATGTTCCTAGGTACGGAGCCAAGTCtggtgaaaagagaagaataagggtaACTGCGTTAGGAACATattcttccttgtttttagattgaattgtttatttttcccttgactGCTCTTTTCCTAGAGTCTTTCACTTGCAGCTATATTTCATGACAGCTGATctgttctcctcccaaacattcttaaaattgtcagggtgaccatgttAATGTAACATACCtctgtataatattattttcatctaaggGGTatgttctttaataaataattcggGGGTGGGGGAGAATATGGTCAGTTTCCAAAGGGGGCAGGCCAAAATTTGCCCacttgtataaattttaaactccGTTAATGACGaccatacaaaaataatattgtttgtgatttatttattgtgtttaCTCTATTCTAGGTGGACTGCTTTCCTGAATAGAAAAGTATAAACCCCCCTCCCCTGCAAATTTATCGTATGGGTGTAATGATTCTCtggaaaatatcaaacattttgataactttattgaattctttttatttttcgagGAAGAAGTTTGGTTAATCTTGTGTGCAAGCcctggatttttatttacacaacTGCTACTAATTGTTGTGTAACATCTTCTTCAAatggtaaataatttatttagccCTTGGATCTTGTGTAGACTTTTACCAATGTGCGCAACGTATATTTCATTCAACTCTCCTACTTCAAAATGTTACTAAGCGTCCCTACTTGTCTCAGCAAACACCCTGTATGCTGAATGAGTATGGCTAAATAACTCTTCATGATTATTCAATCAACTATATATTCATCTATTAACGAACTAGCTAGACtactttacattattttgagaAGAGATGAATATATGTTCATAACAATTCCAAATCTTGATATGAgataaactaataataaaagctaTATGTTATACTACatcataattgttatttttaattcttaaagccATTCTATGAAGTTTCGTCAAGATTTATTcgaaattcattcatttttgtaattaaaatatcaactttgagcccccaaatAGCTGTTTCCTTCAATCATGGTGCAATTTATGAGGTCAATGAAACAAatgcataaaattaaattatcttttttttagtgtcaatactaattatttaaggGTTAAGAACCGTTAAACgtataaagtttttcttttcttcttcaaattaacCTTCaagattctagtaaaaataaaaataattatgttacaaAATTCTTCACATTTTTGCCCACTGTACATTTTTCACTCGTCAGCGTAGCAAAGCAGATTTTCTAATAATCGGTAACTTGGGTCAATTAGCTATTAACCATTGTAAAACTGTTTAAAATTGTCCAAGGTATCGATCAAACTCAAACTAGTCtgtaacaaatttatttttgtatcttatcCGTATTCTGAGACCccaaactgtatttttttttttctaattacatttaatccggtggatttttttcctatgcctttttataatatgtatatttgagctaaatttgcaattttcatTTAACTTATCGTAAGATAATTTGTTTATGACGGGtttatataattctatttaACGTTTATTGACTAAGAcgtaatgataatataaaaataattaaacgtAAAATGTCTGATTTTGTTCTACGTCACCCGGTCGTAACAgctctccaaaaaatatatggccatatatgtaaatatttatttattatgaagatGACGTCATATACAATCTTAAAGTTCAGGATATTTTACTCCAGTCTCAATTTGAGATGGAAGTCGACAGCCAAGATGAGAAACCCTTACGATGCCCTTGGTCTGACTCCTCACTCAACACCGACCGAGGTTCGGGAGGCGTTTTATCGAATGGCCAAGCAACTTCATCCCGATATCAATCCTAATGATCCTGAGGCAAAGAGTAAATTCGAGGAGATCCGTGAGGCTTATCAAGTTCTCAAGAATGAGCCCTCGAggattaattatgatttaaagaaGGAAGATGATCAAAAGACTGTCAAACGGTCCATGAAGGACTATGAAGTCTTTATGGAGtcaaaaaagagattttatCCGCATGTTCCATGGAGTGAAAGACGTATCAATAATTTCAGACAAGAGAAGGAAAGACAGTCATACAATTACCGTACTGATTATGTATTTAGACGAGGCAATGATAATTCATTCATGTTTAAACATTTTGGAGGACCGGCTCCTGATCCAAAAGAACTCAAATCCGTTATTGTAAGGCTCCTGATCCTTATATCTACTATTATAACTATTACCCTCGTTACAGACCTCTACGTTAGAGTAAATAATGGggaaacttaattttatattcatatatattctgCCTTAGCCAACAttgtaacaaattatattattatgttaaaaatgcGATCTTTGAATATCATACaatcttaaattttctaaaaaaaaaaatctagtacataatatctacattaaaaaatattctttcggAAACATTCGGGAGAGAATTAGAGAAGAATgctttagtaaatatatatttatatatcacaCTATAAATGGACTGCAATATAAAAGTAGTTAAGATAACAATGTTCTATTGCGCACTCTATCAATATGTGGAAAAGATGCGTTCAACAGTCGGAACCCAAAGTATTGGAAGGAGTAAAGGCATAACGGAATCTACTGTCTTGTTTGCCTTCAGCATCACATATGTATttgcctgaaaaaaaaaaaaaatgaaataagtttaCAATAAACATCTACCAACTCATTACCTGAAACAAATCGCTTTTTGATCAGAGATAATCGATAGCCGGACCCGATCAGCTCAATATCTATTCCACTTAGAGTACTTCCCTCGCAGTTAAATTGCGCTGCAATTGTATTTTGAGAGCCAGGACCATTAGCAAGCTCGAATCGTCCTTTAATGACCTCAAGGCCCCCATTAGAGCTACTATTATTGTCTCTATCGTCAGCTCTGAGTTCTTTAAACGTCCACAATGCGCGATTATTTTCTGCAATCCACGTGCCGCTGGGCTTAGAAACCATATTTTTGACATTACCGTCGATAGGAACCGCTATAGAAAGATTAAGGAGTGAGGCAGGAGCAGCCATAGCAGAGGCATTGTacttataattcaatttaagatCCGTATGTGATGAGTCGCACTTCCAATGGGCTACCAGTTGTAATGGACAGGATTTTGCACCTGACTGAGCACGTATCTAAAAAACATGAACCATGTTGAAAATAGAAATGgtgataaatatatagtaaactAATCTACTTGGTATTTAAGAATGTCAATATTGAAGTATGATGCATTAGGATTCTGTAGTGCCTGTGATTTTAGAAGATCTTTCaagtttttcatattaaattcgAATGCAGTTTCTCCATCGGAAGACAAGGCTGTAGcactgcaaaaataaaataaaataaacgcaTGTCTGAAGAGTAGACTTGACAAAACGTACGTATTTATAAGTTGCTTGTTAGGTACGATTGATTCAAGCACAGAAGCATttttaattcgaaataaaaGAGGAGACGTCATGGGGTTGTGAGTGATCATTTGGATAATTCCAGCCGGAAAACTGATCATCATATCCCCAATGAGTCTAACCTGGCATTGAGATTCATCTGACCCGTGAAAACAGGCATGGACAACTTCTTGAAAGGCAACAGCGAGAGGAATGTTATCCGACATGCCCAAAGTAAGTGGACTAGGCCCCCTTGAAGACCCAAATTGAAACTTATTACTCATAGAATTAGAAAAGGGATGCGGTGACTCTGAATTGCCAAGACTAGAAGTAGATGAATTTTTACTCCGACCCATGGAAATATGGGAGTTTATGCTGTTGGTGAGTGTGCTACTGCTTCCAAGAGCAGAAGAAGTCTGTGGTAGTGGGTATTGAGGACCATGCCTAGATGGAGGGCGGGGTAACGCAATTAGAGAACTTGAAACCTTGTCTCTCTGATTATTGATAACTGTGGCGTTTCCTCCTACCGAACTAACAACAACTTCCTTAGTTGGAAGCGGAGAGCTGAATGCCAGAGACATAGAGTTTGCGCTCATATCAGCAGTTTCATTCAGAATATCTCCCACTTCTGAAATTTGACAACATGAATTTGTAGATTATGAATGACCTTGTTTTCAATTCTAGAACATACCTTTGCTTGCATTACCAGAACTACTACAAATGGAAATATCATGAATTTCCATTTTAAGCGTATCAGAAGtcttgatattattattagacaTTGGAGCTGTTGTTGACATTATCTTGGTAGTGTTATCAATATCCCCAATAGGGTGAAGAGATAGACCCAAGAGATCTTCACTGGGTTTATGTACCAAATAACTTTGGCTTTGTGAACGACGGATATCATGTTTATCATGCGtaccattttcaaaaatatcacgAGGCTAAAAAGATTAGTAACGTTGGATTAGAacccaaaataatattattatcacaagacaatatgtatgtatagaaaaaagaaacaatattaatattaatggaaaaagaaaGGTAATGCAGTTATAAGTACCCGAATTATATGTAAACtaagaatcaaaataaattatgtataacaGCAATATTACtctgattaaaaaatttgattagtGTTGTTAGTATGATTAACATTACAAATACCTGTTagtgaaaataaaatgagataaaaagaCCAGgaattttacaacaaataatttCAAGCTAATTTGGAATTGACAAAGGCACTCAACTATATACAGATGTCTATAGTATTTGAATTCAATTACCTCTACAATAATTAACAGTGACATATAATACAAGTCATTTGAAttaactacatattttatttttttctaaaaacaaaaatcagaaTTTTCAATGATATACAAGTTTACCTTCTTGTGATTAACGGAAATTCTCTCATTAAGCGCTGAAGCTGGTCGCAATTTGAACTGTGATACCGAGGAAAAAATGAACAAGACATGACAAATGTTTCCATCATCGACaaggaagaaaatataagaaattgatagaAAGTTGTATAGAATATGATTAGTAGCTACAGATATCCCCAGACCGAAAAATGTTAAGCAAAATCACccaatttttttagtgaaaaagaaaaaaagcataACTCACGGGTGGTGGTGCTATATCTAGTGTGCCTATTGCGGATCGTAATTCGTCAACACTCGCAGATATTGGCGGATTAGAATTCGAAACTGGCTTGATTTCCACCTTGATTTTGTGCTTTGTCTCGTCAtctattaaatcatttttttttgtgattagtcTTATATTCACACTCTCATTGAGTAATTACCTGATTCATCtgaagaagaataaaagttgtttttggaCTCATTAAATTCAGCCCATGGGTCTAAATCAGCGCGTTTGTCATTGGACTTGGAGAATCTTTCCGTATCCACTTCAGGAGTAGGAGTATCAGACTTATGTTGATCCTCACCATCACTTCCCATTTTGTTGGAAGTCGTTTCAGGAGCAGAATCAGGAGcctctttttcattttttcttttcttgtctCTTCGTCTCTTTAAAAACCCTTAATATCAAATAGCGAAAATGAGCATTTGTTTGAGTGAATAATGCATAGTATGTTAAATGGAATATAAAGTTTGAGTTGTTATGAAAATAAGaacgaatataaatatttatgcaagTGTTTACAGTGAGATTAGAATGACATATTCTAAAGTTGAAGCTAAAGAAAGCCTTAGAACAAACATCAGGAATGAGCATCAATTACAAACAAAtcaagaataaaatgataaaacttaaaaaataacttattcctCTAATTCAGGGATATTCATGTAGTAGTCGTGAGTAAAAAAACCTCTGGTTTGTTCAAAAGctttattttgaaggaaaacaatgtaaattttatttatttcataaaataatcttccCAAAGCATAGCGCtatgatgaaatatataatttaatagctCTGCTCCAGGGATTCATAtcgttatttaataaaaataattttaatagaatacaTATTCCAAAAATCTctgttgaattaaataaataaataaaaatgtttttcaacaCCTGGCACAGTCCAACCGGTGTGACCGTGTTTGGATGTATCCTCAGTTTCATAATTGCTGGAGCCGTCAGCAGCATGAGCTGATAATTGATCATTATCAGCTGAAGATACAGAAGGAATCGGTGATGAAGAAAGATTACCACCTGATTAAGGAATTGACGAGAAATTGAAAGAGAAAGatgtgaaaatgaaaaaaagaaaagaaaaaatgtatcagAAAATAGggatttagaaaattaaatgtgtacATTTTTAGCCCATCAAAAACATGAAAACTTAAGTAGAGTAATATAATACAATGCATAGgctacatatttatgttatctATCAATAGTGTGTTGTCAAGTTAATGGGCTAATAATgacttacatacataatatataaatctatcGTATACAACAATAGCTAAATAAAAATTGGGGAAGTATTCGAATTGATGTTGTCACGTAAAAAGGTCctgagatttattttttatttttctaagcttAAAAAGATAATCGTGTTTCAATAACTGTCATTATAGGCCTTAGACTGAAATTTGAAAAGGGTAATTGAggaggaataattaaaaatatgcattaagaTGAATAGAGTGAGAGAGGGAAAGTTAATTAGACAGCAACTTTTTTATAGTTGTTGATTAAGGTGAAAAAAATAGGGAAATGAAGATCACCAGCAACCTCAAGTTtgacttttgttttgtttcgtttttttttagtattataaatataaagatattttttaaaaaatcctacaCTTGGATCCCCTGCTTTGCAAAAATCTCGAGAGATCAACATTTTCTGTAGGAGTAGAAGGGGCCGATGCAGTAGTGATTTCAACGCTTAAGCTGCCATTGGTGACGATAGGTTTCGAAGTTAAGCCTAGGGTGTTcaataatgagaaaatacaaGAAGAGATTGTGTATGAATGTGTGCATGTGAATTTGTGCGTCTTTCTAAGTAATGATAAATTGTGTCTTTTCTTTCtccgggagaaattatttttcttcttcggACTACATATATCATTGATTTTGTTCAATGGGGTGAAAAAATTTGGaggaaatagaagaaaaaaataattatcatccCTTTTAGTTTGTATTTCTTACATTGaaagatgatgaagaagaaagaaaatgacaTATTCTATCAAAGAGACTACAAAGAAATTGGATAAGAATCAAGATCATCACCGACCTGCATGTTTACGGTTATCATTATTGACTTTGATGCTATCAACAATGTTGTAAGTACAACTATTAGGTGGAAGTGGATTTGGTGGAGTgtgacatatatttttatcgttATTTGGTAGGAAGAGATTCAGGAGGGACGTTGCTCTAGAGGTCTTGGTGGGGGCTTCGGTTGTATTATAGGTGGTAGTGGTGGATTCGGAGGAAGTGACTGACTTGCGAGCAATTCTGGCAACAGACCATGTTCTCAAACGTGGCATTTCAGTTGGATTTTTACCTGATCCCGTAGAAATATTTGGTGGTGGTTGCTGAGCTGAAGGTGTAACCACACTATTGGATCCAACAGAGAGATCTTGCTTCTTATTGAAACTATTGAGGGAAAGTTTGTCACTATTACCAGAACGATCCGATATATCTGAGCCGCCATGCTCTCCAGGAATAGACGCCACAGATAGCTTTTCTTCTTCGAATTCGATAGGacctttgaagaaaaaaaaagcgtAAATGAAAGAACTAATTAAGAAACCTcccaaagagaagaaaaaaacactcatacatataataacatacacaaaaataaaataaattatacgaaaataatattactggaaatactatcatttttttctaattttaaactcaAAGAATAACGCTGActtatttcatacaaataaatagaacATAAAAACCGTGATACCTATTACAACACGTAATTCAGTGAacctaaaaaaatcaagcctatttttttttttttttgtatttgattatatgtattcataatgcttatatgatataaaaagcCATTGTGTTAAAAGGTTAATTTTCTGAAACCATTGTCTCTGTTGTTTTAGGATCCTGTTCCTTTATTAAGgacatagttataaaaaatatatattgacaagcaatatgatacatatattatcttTAATGATCAATCAATCAATAGTTTCACTACAACAGAGAGCATAATTTAAATAAGCATGAACCAACACCGATTGTAGTAagttaactaaaatatttatatcggAAGAAACATGTGGATactcatatacatatgtatgtatatgataccaatctataaaatttcccaATGttagtttttgatataaatatcagaaagaaagaaagaaaaaatagtaatacgATTATATAAACTCACATGACTCGGCCACTGTGATGGATTTGTCGTAAATGCAATAATAATTAGAAGGAAAGGAATGATTgccatgaattaaaaaaaataaatacaaactttaATAAGAAGTAAATCAAACAATTACGAACTATTAGTAATAAAAAGAGTaatgattcaaaaattatttttaaactatctaaatttgaattagGAGTACTATAATGAAAACTTTATCTTTAGAActataattatagtaattaactacataaatgaattcaatctatgaataaaatcatgccatttttaattacaagaagaagaaaaaagatatcatttaatttttttttttttttaaagaaaatgaagccAAATAACTTGCACATCAAATAAAGATatgtaaaagaaataataaaagactTGCAAAGACTTTTTCTCATTAATccagaaataaacaaaataactcAATTAATATGTTATCTATACGATGACATAAGAGATGAATATGAGAAGAAATGAATGGTAGAAATATAACTCTAATGATGCCGACCTGGTTTATCGAGACCCGTATGATGATTCATTGTGAACTGTTCTAGGAGGTTAGTAACGGTCAGCTTATTTAATTGACTTTGAAAGTCTTCATTTGCTTGAGATATCTGTTGATTAAATTGCTGAACTTCAGTAAagtaaatttgaacaaattctctcatttgaattaaatgatttGTTTCAAGCTCTTGGCAATGCCTTGCATAGCTCGTCAACTTTGCTTCAAATGTCTCCCGAAGGGTGCAGTATTGTATGACAAGTGTTCTATAGTCCTCTTGGGCTTTTCTAAATTTGAGATCCGCTTTATCCTTATCCTTTTCACCGGACCGTTTCATTTTCTCCAACTCCAGACATTTTTGTTTATAGAGTTCTTTGGATTTATTCAATTGAAGCGTGATGTCTTGGAAGGATTTGACAATTTCAGAAGTGGAAGACGTTTCCTCTTtgattgttttatgttttttggagAGCTCTTCCGCATATTTTAAGGTTTTCTTTGAGAGGTCGTTCAATTTACTCATATGTTCATGATGAACCCCAGCGATTTTCTCAGTGAAGGGCTTGAAAAGAGACAAAAGCGGAGAAAAGGAGCCATTCGTGCTATTGCTACCGTTCAACTGCAAGTCAATAATACAAACAAGACACATACATTAGTGCAACACTCAAATCTCCATTCCTTCATACCTGCTTCAGGATCTTGAGTTGCGTTTTAGAATGATCCTCCTGCACCTTTCCACATTCTCGAAAATATTCTCCAAGCTCCTTTGCAGCGATGGGACTGGATTTAGAGCTTTGATATAAAGCGCTAAAGCCCTCATTTTTATCACcctaaacacaaaaataatcatatgaaaaatcagaagaaaatcattcaaaataacACTAAAAGAATATCGCTaataattagtttcaaaatttaCCCAAAAATAATCCGCAAAATCGACAGCCATTCTCATCAGATCTCCTAACTCATTTCAACCAAGGATAGTCCAGACGAgaataacgaaaaaaagaaatgaagactCCCCTAAACTGCTGTTTGCCTATTTAATTCTCTCCCTCTCTAGTTCGTCTCCTCCATAATATTAATGTAGTCAAAGATATCATTTATCAATGTTCATGTACAAACAGCTTCTTCTCTTACTACGACAGCAGCtacacttcaaaaaaaaatagtagattTTCTCTCCAAAGACAAGCAGAGACATATATAaacagagagaaagagagagagagaacctTAAATCATCCACTGCATCAGCTCATCAACGCAGTCCCCACCTCCATTCCTTTTGCTTCTGCTAGCCAGGGAACAACActgaaattaaattcatatggAAAGATATCTTCTTTTGGCGTGCGCTTATTTTGACtcgagtacaaaaaaaaaaattcccatatTAATCATGTAAATTCTTTAAATAGAAACTTTAACAGCTCATAACCTACCCATTTcaaggaataattaattttttttcttgtagaaattttaaccattaaaaaactatcatttCAATCAcatagaaatatgtatttttaatttaaaacaattttagaaTGAAAGAATTGAGAATGGGAGCATTTTCACTCACGTCTTAAATTACATCAAAAATGAAGGAGATGCCATCTTGGggtctcaaagttgatatttttatcaaataaactagacaaattcccaataaatcttgattaaactccattaaatgactatgaatttaaaaaaaatacttaacacTTCCTATGAATACTACTTCATGCGAATGATACAAcgtgatatttaataaataaaagtaatatgtactctGAAAATCCGAAAAAATGTCtagatttgtactttttttt includes the following:
- the LOC121128760 gene encoding F-BAR domain only protein 2 isoform X8, coding for MRMAVDFADYFWGDKNEGFSALYQSSKSSPIAAKELGEYFRECGKVQEDHSKTQLKILKQLNGSNSTNGSFSPLLSLFKPFTEKIAGVHHEHMSKLNDLSKKTLKYAEELSKKHKTIKEETSSTSEIVKSFQDITLQLNKSKELYKQKCLELEKMKRSGEKDKDKADLKFRKAQEDYRTLVIQYCTLRETFEAKLTSYARHCQELETNHLIQMREFVQIYFTEVQQFNQQISQANEDFQSQLNKLTVTNLLEQFTMNHHTGLDKPGPIEFEEEKLSVASIPGEHGGSDISDRSGNSDKLSLNSFNKKQDLSVGSNSVVTPSAQQPPPNISTGSGKNPTEMPRLRTWSVARIARKSVTSSESTTTTYNTTEAPTKTSRATSLLNLFLPNNDKNICHTPPNPLPPNSCTYNIVDSIKVNNDNRKHAGLTSKPIVTNGSLSVEITTASAPSTPTENVDLSRFLQSRGSKWFLKRRRDKKRKNEKEAPDSAPETTSNKMGSDGEDQHKSDTPTPEVDTERFSKSNDKRADLDPWAEFNESKNNFYSSSDESDDETKHKIKVEIKPVSNSNPPISASVDELRSAIGTLDIAPPPFKLRPASALNERISVNHKKPRDIFENGTHDKHDIRRSQSQSYLVHKPSEDLLGLSLHPIGDIDNTTKIMSTTAPMSNNNIKTSDTLKMEIHDISICSSSGNASKEVGDILNETADMSANSMSLAFSSPLPTKEVVVSSVGGNATVINNQRDKVSSSLIALPRPPSRHGPQYPLPQTSSALGSSSTLTNSINSHISMGRSKNSSTSSLGNSESPHPFSNSMSNKFQFGSSRGPSPLTLGMSDNIPLAVAFQEVVHACFHGSDESQCQVRLIGDMMISFPAGIIQMITHNPMTSPLLFRIKNASVLESIVPNKQLINTATALSSDGETAFEFNMKNLKDLLKSQALQNPNASYFNIDILKYQIRAQSGAKSCPLQLVAHWKCDSSHTDLKLNYKYNASAMAAPASLLNLSIAVPIDGNVKNMVSKPSGTWIAENNRALWTFKELRADDRDNNSSSNGGLEVIKGRFELANGPGSQNTIAAQFNCEGSTLSGIDIELIGSGYRLSLIKKRFVSGKYICDAEGKQDSRFRYAFTPSNTLGSDC
- the LOC121128760 gene encoding F-BAR domain only protein 2 isoform X11, translated to MRMAVDFADYFWGDKNEGFSALYQSSKSSPIAAKELGEYFRECGKVQEDHSKTQLKILKQLNGSNSTNGSFSPLLSLFKPFTEKIAGVHHEHMSKLNDLSKKTLKYAEELSKKHKTIKEETSSTSEIVKSFQDITLQLNKSKELYKQKCLELEKMKRSGEKDKDKADLKFRKAQEDYRTLVIQYCTLRETFEAKLTSYARHCQELETNHLIQMREFVQIYFTEVQQFNQQISQANEDFQSQLNKLTVTNLLEQFTMNHHTGLDKPGPIEFEEEKLSVASIPGEHGGSDISDRSGNSDKLSLNSFNKKQDLSVGSNSVVTPSAQQPPPNISTGSGKNPTEMPRLRTWSVARIARKSVTSSESTTTTYNTTEAPTKTSRATSLLNLFLPNNDKNICHTPPNPLPPNSCTYNIVDSIKVNNDNRKHAGGNLSSSPIPSVSSADNDQLSAHAADGSSNYETEDTSKHGHTGWTVPGFLKRRRDKKRKNEKEAPDSAPETTSNKMGSDGEDQHKSDTPTPEVDTERFSKSNDKRADLDPWAEFNESKNNFYSSSDESDDETKHKIKVEIKPVSNSNPPISASVDELRSAIGTLDIAPPPPRDIFENGTHDKHDIRRSQSQSYLVHKPSEDLLGLSLHPIGDIDNTTKIMSTTAPMSNNNIKTSDTLKMEIHDISICSSSGNASKEVGDILNETADMSANSMSLAFSSPLPTKEVVVSSVGGNATVINNQRDKVSSSLIALPRPPSRHGPQYPLPQTSSALGSSSTLTNSINSHISMGRSKNSSTSSLGNSESPHPFSNSMSNKFQFGSSRGPSPLTLGMSDNIPLAVAFQEVVHACFHGSDESQCQVRLIGDMMISFPAGIIQMITHNPMTSPLLFRIKNASVLESIVPNKQLINTATALSSDGETAFEFNMKNLKDLLKSQALQNPNASYFNIDILKYQIRAQSGAKSCPLQLVAHWKCDSSHTDLKLNYKYNASAMAAPASLLNLSIAVPIDGNVKNMVSKPSGTWIAENNRALWTFKELRADDRDNNSSSNGGLEVIKGRFELANGPGSQNTIAAQFNCEGSTLSGIDIELIGSGYRLSLIKKRFVSGKYICDAEGKQDSRFRYAFTPSNTLGSDC